The following proteins come from a genomic window of Pseudomonas sp. MAG733B:
- a CDS encoding MFS transporter has protein sequence MPLALLALAVAAFGIGTTEFVIMGLLPDVARDLAVSIPHAGLLITGYALGVVFGAPILAVGTANMPRKATLLGMTLMFILGNMLCALAPNYATLMAARVVTALCHGAFFGIGSVVAAGLVAPNKRAQAIAMMFTGLTLANVLGVPLGTALGQYAGWRSTFWAVSVIGVIAVIAQWVWLPKDIAMDKANLASEFKVLGKINVLLALGMSVLASTSLFSVFTYIAPILQDITGVSPHGVTIMLLLFGVGLTAGSMLGGRLADSRLLPSLVGMALSVVVVLAAFSQTSHSVVPAAITLVLWGIFAFALCPILQLLIIDQAHEAPNLGSTLNQSAFNLGNAAGAWIGGLVVASGADLADLPWTGALVSGLTVLTALFYIYLQRRRAEEEKNLVQIEP, from the coding sequence ATGCCACTCGCTTTGCTTGCCCTCGCTGTTGCCGCGTTCGGCATCGGCACCACTGAATTCGTCATCATGGGCCTGCTTCCCGATGTCGCCCGCGACCTCGCGGTGAGCATTCCCCATGCTGGATTGTTGATCACCGGTTACGCCCTGGGCGTGGTGTTCGGCGCGCCGATCCTCGCAGTCGGCACCGCCAACATGCCACGTAAAGCCACGTTGCTGGGCATGACGCTGATGTTCATCCTCGGCAACATGCTCTGCGCTTTAGCGCCGAACTACGCCACGTTGATGGCCGCGCGAGTGGTCACGGCGCTGTGTCACGGTGCGTTTTTCGGGATCGGCTCAGTGGTTGCAGCCGGGTTGGTCGCACCGAACAAACGTGCCCAGGCGATTGCCATGATGTTTACCGGGCTGACCCTGGCCAACGTGCTCGGCGTGCCACTGGGCACTGCGCTCGGACAATACGCCGGCTGGCGCTCGACGTTCTGGGCCGTTTCGGTGATCGGCGTGATCGCGGTAATCGCGCAGTGGGTTTGGTTGCCGAAAGACATCGCCATGGACAAGGCCAACCTCGCCAGCGAGTTCAAAGTACTGGGCAAGATCAATGTGCTGCTGGCTCTGGGCATGAGCGTACTGGCCTCGACCAGTCTGTTCAGCGTATTCACCTACATCGCGCCGATTCTGCAGGACATCACCGGCGTCAGCCCCCACGGCGTGACGATCATGCTGCTGTTGTTCGGGGTCGGCCTGACCGCGGGCAGCATGCTCGGCGGCCGTCTCGCCGACAGCCGATTGCTGCCTTCACTGGTCGGTATGGCACTGTCCGTGGTGGTGGTATTGGCCGCTTTCAGCCAGACCAGCCACTCGGTTGTCCCGGCAGCGATCACGCTGGTGCTGTGGGGAATATTTGCCTTCGCCCTGTGTCCGATCCTGCAACTGCTGATCATCGATCAGGCCCACGAAGCCCCTAACCTCGGTTCAACCCTGAACCAGAGCGCGTTCAACCTCGGCAACGCGGCGGGTGCCTGGATTGGCGGTTTGGTAGTAGCCAGCGGAGCCGATCTGGCGGATCTGCCCTGGACCGGCGCACTGGTCAGCGGTCTGACCGTCCTGACCGCGCTCTTCTACATCTATCTGCAACGCCGCAGAGCAGAGGAAGAAAAAAACCTGGTCCAGATTGAGCCGTGA
- a CDS encoding patatin-like phospholipase family protein, which yields MTGAISQSISTRLLSVANTTDHNSPTTPIDNDCADFQNGSMRIGQGTCEVLVHCVTDRALTIRRYEDGVVEMDLKLPDIERLVLSGGGAKGVAFSGMVKALEADQVLDKIRTISGSSAGAISAAFLASGMGHSDFDKMSDETNLVALLDSHNKILGPIQHVSSVIGKGIAKVPGKAGSIGRLLLDLMPRLQSKAAPLEELLHEKMVESVQSRFKHALNDPQRQLSQATKDCVEQINTNGYVTFGDLATLSKELPEIKQLNITGTAMLDGRPQMVVFNASLTPDMDVARAAHISGSLPVVFQKPSEQGLPFQTKGELTSFQDGGIMLNTPVLDLYEPQFPMSPIPESDQLILKFESGNNDTKKDRGTVGSALADKIVGVRYAARDAQEASGLKAFEKQTIVVPLKTEKGDFTGTFNGTVNFSMPLKHKNHLQQKLEVEVSEYLKRHESSETYTFNSIGGALLALDDQMFEAAANELQNDPGCAEVIDFRQKSQQTMTDLSQALIEAKATGSDKLNLTAPLKDAIHALDQLGDTPGKIEWLAKKLNHGNVPDHMELLQAVKRIDADTGGPKSVVLTKAIEEMGARDIVTKSENFIREVIYPSLYRLDQPDSNVRLLKAAIVDLRETTSTEGYNAVLNRIADQYVSRNFPNSSRPFNSTTVDQARAWVIPGG from the coding sequence ATGACTGGTGCCATCAGCCAATCAATTTCGACACGTCTTTTGAGTGTCGCGAACACCACCGATCACAACTCACCCACAACCCCGATAGACAATGATTGCGCAGACTTTCAGAACGGTTCCATGCGTATCGGACAGGGTACGTGCGAAGTGTTGGTGCACTGCGTGACAGATCGAGCGCTGACTATCCGGCGCTACGAAGACGGCGTTGTCGAGATGGACCTGAAACTCCCCGACATCGAGCGCCTGGTACTCAGTGGTGGCGGTGCCAAGGGTGTCGCCTTCTCGGGGATGGTCAAGGCACTGGAGGCCGACCAGGTGCTGGACAAGATCCGCACTATCTCCGGCTCATCGGCCGGGGCCATTTCAGCGGCTTTTCTGGCCAGTGGCATGGGCCACTCAGACTTCGACAAGATGTCGGACGAGACTAACCTCGTCGCACTGCTCGACAGTCACAACAAGATTCTCGGGCCGATTCAGCACGTCAGCTCCGTCATCGGCAAGGGCATCGCAAAAGTCCCCGGCAAGGCGGGTAGCATTGGACGGCTGCTGCTCGATCTGATGCCTCGCCTCCAGTCCAAAGCCGCACCGCTGGAAGAACTGCTTCACGAGAAAATGGTTGAGTCTGTTCAGTCACGCTTCAAACACGCCCTTAACGATCCGCAGCGACAGCTTTCACAGGCCACCAAAGACTGCGTTGAGCAAATAAACACCAACGGCTATGTGACATTCGGCGATCTGGCGACACTCAGCAAAGAGCTGCCTGAAATCAAACAACTGAACATCACCGGAACGGCCATGCTCGACGGACGCCCGCAAATGGTGGTGTTCAATGCCAGTCTGACACCGGATATGGATGTAGCCCGCGCGGCCCATATATCAGGTTCGTTGCCCGTCGTTTTTCAGAAGCCTTCGGAACAGGGACTGCCCTTTCAAACTAAGGGAGAGCTAACGTCCTTCCAGGACGGCGGAATCATGCTCAACACACCGGTTCTGGACCTTTACGAACCTCAATTTCCAATGAGTCCGATTCCCGAAAGCGATCAGCTAATCCTCAAGTTCGAGAGCGGGAATAACGACACCAAAAAAGATCGTGGGACCGTGGGCTCGGCACTGGCCGATAAAATCGTCGGCGTTCGCTACGCGGCTCGGGACGCACAAGAAGCAAGCGGCCTCAAGGCCTTTGAAAAGCAAACAATCGTCGTTCCATTGAAGACTGAAAAAGGCGACTTTACGGGTACGTTCAATGGCACCGTCAACTTCAGCATGCCGTTGAAGCACAAAAACCACTTGCAGCAAAAACTGGAAGTTGAGGTGAGTGAATATCTGAAACGCCATGAAAGCAGCGAAACCTACACATTCAACTCCATCGGTGGCGCACTTCTGGCCCTCGATGACCAAATGTTCGAAGCTGCAGCGAATGAACTGCAAAATGATCCCGGCTGTGCAGAAGTCATCGACTTCCGCCAAAAATCTCAACAGACGATGACGGACTTAAGCCAAGCCTTGATCGAGGCGAAAGCCACAGGCTCCGACAAGCTGAACCTCACTGCTCCACTGAAAGATGCAATTCACGCTCTTGATCAACTCGGCGACACGCCGGGCAAGATTGAATGGCTGGCAAAAAAACTCAACCATGGAAACGTTCCGGATCACATGGAACTGCTTCAAGCGGTTAAACGCATTGATGCCGATACAGGGGGGCCGAAATCCGTCGTGCTGACTAAAGCGATCGAGGAAATGGGCGCCCGCGACATCGTAACCAAGAGCGAAAACTTCATTCGCGAAGTGATCTATCCTTCCTTGTATCGTCTTGACCAGCCTGATTCAAACGTCAGGCTGTTAAAGGCAGCAATCGTTGACCTGCGAGAGACTACCAGCACCGAGGGTTACAACGCTGTACTCAATCGGATTGCCGATCAGTACGTCTCGCGCAACTTCCCGAACTCGTCACGCCCGTTCAACTCGACAACAGTCGATCAAGCCCGGGCATGGGTGATTCCCGGCGGATAA
- the ahcY gene encoding adenosylhomocysteinase, with amino-acid sequence MSAVITPADFTDYKVADMSLAAWGRRETIIAESEMPALMGLRNKYSAEQPLKGAKILGCIHMTIQTAVLIETLVALGAEVRWSSCNIFSTQDQAAAAIAAAGIPVFAWKGETEQEYEWCLEQTILKDGAPWDANMILDDGGDLTELLHKKYPQVLDRVHGVTEETTTGVHRLLDMLAKGELKIPAINVNDSVTKSKNDNKYGCRHSLNDAIKRGTDHLLSGKQALVIGYGDVGKGSAQSLRQEGMIVKVSEVDPICAMQACMDGFELVSPFIDGVNTGTEASIDKALLGKIDLIVTTTGNVNVCDANMLKALKKRAVVCNIGHFDNEIDTAFMRKNWAWEEVKPQVHKIHRTGAGDFDPQNDDYLILLAEGRLVNLGNATGHPSRIMDGSFANQVLAQIFLFGQKYADLSPAQKAERLTVEVLPKKLDEEVALEMVRGFGGVVTQLTKTQADYIGVTVEGPFKPHAYRY; translated from the coding sequence ATGAGCGCTGTTATCACGCCTGCAGATTTTACCGATTACAAAGTCGCCGACATGTCCCTGGCTGCCTGGGGCCGTCGCGAAACCATCATCGCCGAATCCGAAATGCCGGCTCTGATGGGTCTGCGCAACAAGTATTCCGCTGAGCAACCGCTCAAGGGCGCGAAGATTCTCGGCTGCATCCACATGACCATTCAGACCGCCGTGCTGATCGAAACCCTGGTTGCCCTGGGTGCCGAAGTACGCTGGTCGTCCTGCAACATTTTCTCGACTCAGGATCAGGCCGCTGCTGCCATCGCCGCTGCCGGCATCCCGGTTTTCGCCTGGAAAGGTGAAACCGAACAAGAGTACGAGTGGTGCCTGGAGCAAACCATCCTCAAGGATGGCGCGCCTTGGGATGCCAACATGATCCTCGACGACGGCGGCGACCTGACCGAGCTGCTGCACAAGAAGTACCCACAGGTTCTGGATCGCGTCCACGGCGTGACCGAAGAAACCACCACCGGCGTACACCGCCTGCTGGACATGCTGGCCAAGGGCGAGCTGAAGATCCCGGCCATCAACGTCAACGACTCGGTGACCAAGTCCAAGAACGACAACAAGTACGGCTGCCGTCACAGCCTGAACGACGCGATCAAGCGCGGCACCGACCACCTGCTGTCCGGCAAGCAAGCGCTGGTCATCGGTTACGGCGACGTGGGCAAGGGCTCCGCTCAGTCCCTGCGTCAGGAAGGCATGATCGTTAAAGTCTCCGAAGTCGACCCGATCTGCGCCATGCAAGCCTGCATGGACGGTTTCGAACTGGTTTCGCCATTCATCGACGGTGTCAACACCGGTACCGAAGCAAGCATCGACAAAGCGCTGCTGGGCAAGATCGACCTGATCGTGACCACCACCGGTAACGTCAATGTTTGCGACGCGAACATGCTCAAAGCCCTGAAGAAGCGTGCTGTTGTCTGCAACATCGGCCACTTCGACAACGAAATCGATACCGCTTTCATGCGCAAGAACTGGGCATGGGAAGAAGTGAAGCCGCAGGTTCACAAGATCCACCGTACCGGCGCTGGCGATTTCGATCCGCAGAACGATGACTACCTGATCCTGCTGGCCGAAGGCCGACTGGTTAACCTGGGCAACGCTACTGGCCACCCAAGCCGCATCATGGACGGTTCGTTCGCCAACCAGGTTCTGGCGCAGATCTTCCTGTTCGGCCAGAAGTACGCCGACCTGTCGCCAGCCCAGAAAGCCGAGCGCCTGACCGTTGAAGTACTGCCGAAGAAACTCGACGAAGAAGTGGCCCTGGAAATGGTCCGTGGCTTCGGCGGCGTCGTGACGCAACTGACCAAGACCCAGGCCGACTACATCGGCGTGACCGTCGAAGGTCCGTTCAAGCCGCACGCTTACCGTTACTGA
- a CDS encoding transporter substrate-binding domain-containing protein: MPAIAQLLTVVLFTCLSFTAWGEKLRIVTEPWAPYVYEENGKALGLDYETTAIVFKRLGIEVEWQFLPWKRCLSMLETGQADGALDIFHSDERDATLLYPSEPLSEVQFVMFYANERPHPFRTLDELRGLTIGTSPGYLYSQDFRDSTLFTREPAPSHEANFGKLVRGRIDLLITDRRVGQHLLDELKIRDKITENPTIISQQSQFLAVRRNAGMDLLVQRFGAELKRFKREPAYAELSARYGADPSAAVSPASATAIRAKTVEQQESGAQ, translated from the coding sequence ATGCCCGCCATTGCCCAGTTGCTCACCGTTGTGCTTTTTACTTGCTTGAGCTTCACCGCTTGGGGCGAGAAGCTGCGCATTGTCACGGAACCGTGGGCGCCTTACGTCTATGAGGAGAATGGCAAAGCCCTGGGCCTGGATTACGAAACCACGGCGATCGTCTTCAAGCGCCTGGGCATCGAAGTGGAATGGCAGTTCCTGCCGTGGAAACGCTGCTTGTCGATGCTCGAAACCGGTCAGGCCGATGGCGCGCTGGACATTTTTCACAGCGATGAGCGCGATGCGACACTGCTCTACCCCAGCGAGCCGCTCTCGGAAGTCCAGTTCGTGATGTTCTACGCCAACGAGCGCCCGCACCCGTTTCGCACCCTCGACGAACTGCGCGGCCTGACCATCGGCACCTCGCCAGGCTACCTGTACAGCCAGGATTTCAGGGACTCGACACTGTTCACCCGCGAACCGGCACCGAGCCATGAAGCCAACTTCGGCAAACTGGTGCGCGGACGAATCGACCTGCTGATCACCGACCGCCGGGTCGGCCAGCATTTGCTCGACGAGCTGAAGATCCGCGACAAGATCACTGAAAACCCGACCATCATCAGTCAGCAAAGCCAGTTTCTGGCGGTACGCCGCAATGCCGGCATGGATTTGCTGGTGCAACGCTTCGGTGCCGAACTCAAGCGTTTCAAGCGCGAACCAGCCTATGCGGAGCTGAGCGCCCGTTACGGCGCCGATCCCAGCGCTGCCGTAAGTCCCGCAAGCGCCACGGCTATACGTGCAAAAACCGTTGAGCAGCAGGAAAGCGGCGCGCAGTGA
- a CDS encoding formate/nitrite transporter family protein, giving the protein MDTRKDGKTPDLSAKEQHEVEKNQPPRAAVLHEIIRTQGDKELERSIAALWWSALAAGLTMGLSLMAMGLLNSRLPDDEGFKVIASFGYCAGFLAVILSRQQLFTENTLTAVLPIMSKPTLGNFGRLLRLWGVVLFGNLCGTLLVAYVMLELPIFDSKTDVAFLDIGRKVMENHASQMFAKGIISGWMIATMVWMIPSMESAKIWIIILITYFMALGDFTHIVVGSLEVSYLVFAGELPWQDFFLVFAGPTLAGNIIGGSFIFALISHAQIRSESGAPKDKGNQAEPESDEH; this is encoded by the coding sequence ATGGACACTCGAAAAGACGGCAAGACCCCCGATCTCTCGGCAAAAGAACAGCACGAGGTCGAAAAAAACCAGCCACCGCGCGCGGCGGTACTGCACGAAATCATCCGCACTCAAGGTGATAAGGAACTTGAGCGCAGCATTGCCGCTCTGTGGTGGTCGGCGTTGGCGGCAGGGTTGACCATGGGCCTGTCGCTGATGGCCATGGGCTTGCTCAATTCCCGCCTGCCGGACGACGAAGGTTTCAAGGTGATCGCCAGTTTCGGCTACTGCGCCGGTTTTCTCGCAGTGATCCTCTCCCGTCAGCAACTCTTCACCGAAAACACCCTGACCGCCGTACTGCCGATCATGAGCAAACCCACCCTGGGCAATTTCGGTCGTTTGCTGCGGCTGTGGGGTGTGGTGCTGTTCGGGAACCTCTGCGGCACATTGCTGGTGGCTTACGTCATGCTGGAATTGCCGATTTTCGACAGCAAGACCGACGTGGCCTTCCTCGACATCGGCCGCAAGGTCATGGAAAACCATGCCAGTCAGATGTTCGCCAAGGGCATTATCTCTGGCTGGATGATCGCCACCATGGTCTGGATGATCCCCTCCATGGAGAGCGCCAAGATATGGATCATCATCCTCATCACCTATTTCATGGCGCTGGGGGATTTCACTCACATCGTGGTGGGTTCGCTGGAGGTCTCATACCTGGTGTTCGCCGGTGAATTGCCATGGCAGGATTTTTTTCTGGTCTTCGCAGGCCCGACGCTGGCGGGGAATATCATCGGCGGCAGCTTTATCTTTGCGCTGATCAGTCATGCGCAGATTCGCAGTGAGTCCGGCGCGCCAAAAGATAAGGGAAACCAAGCCGAGCCGGAGTCTGATGAACACTAG
- a CDS encoding EamA family transporter produces MLATALVLVAALLHAAWNTLIKFSAERLLVVACMDSVALLFVAMMLPFVSLPPLELWPWILASAAFELLYRYLLIQAYRVGDLGLVYPLMRGLSPLVVLALTLIFAGEVLTNQQIFGILLIPLGMLCLLWQGGGGARLPWSMLPVVALIGLCIGCYTFIDGQALRRWSHPLDYLVWVTLLSAWPFPLLAWVRKRPAFKLFWREQWRLGLAVGFCVLFSYALVLWAMQLGSIAEAAALREISVILVVLFGMRYLKEPFGRPRLLACGMVLIGMLVMKF; encoded by the coding sequence GTGCTTGCGACGGCGTTGGTGTTGGTGGCGGCGCTGTTGCATGCGGCGTGGAATACCCTGATCAAATTCAGTGCGGAACGGTTGCTGGTCGTGGCCTGCATGGACAGCGTGGCGTTGCTGTTTGTCGCCATGATGTTGCCGTTCGTGTCCCTGCCGCCACTGGAACTATGGCCGTGGATTCTGGCTTCGGCGGCCTTCGAGTTGCTCTACCGCTATTTGCTCATTCAGGCGTATCGGGTCGGCGATCTGGGGCTGGTCTATCCGCTGATGCGCGGGTTGTCGCCGCTGGTGGTATTGGCGCTGACGCTGATTTTTGCCGGCGAGGTGCTGACGAACCAGCAGATCTTCGGGATCCTGCTGATTCCGCTCGGCATGTTGTGCCTGCTCTGGCAGGGCGGAGGTGGTGCGCGCCTGCCGTGGTCGATGTTGCCGGTGGTGGCGCTGATCGGCCTGTGTATCGGTTGCTACACCTTCATCGATGGGCAGGCGCTGCGGCGTTGGTCGCATCCACTGGATTATCTGGTCTGGGTCACGCTGCTCAGTGCCTGGCCGTTCCCGTTGCTGGCGTGGGTGCGCAAGCGGCCGGCCTTCAAGTTGTTCTGGCGTGAACAGTGGCGATTGGGATTGGCGGTCGGTTTCTGCGTGTTGTTCAGCTACGCTCTGGTGCTGTGGGCCATGCAGCTGGGCTCGATTGCAGAAGCGGCGGCCCTGCGTGAAATCAGCGTGATTCTGGTGGTGCTGTTCGGCATGCGCTACCTGAAAGAACCTTTCGGCCGACCCCGGCTTCTGGCCTGCGGAATGGTGTTGATCGGCATGCTGGTGATGAAATTCTGA
- the metF gene encoding methylenetetrahydrofolate reductase [NAD(P)H], with the protein MSQDRRYSFEFFPTKTDAGHEKLLATARQLATYNPDFFSCTYGAGGSTRDRTLNTVLQLESEVKIPAAPHLSCVGDSKDDLRGLLSQYKAAGITRIVALRGDLPSGMGMASGELRHANDLVEFIREETGDHFHIEVAAYPEMHPQARNFEDDIANFVRKAKAGADSAITQYFFNADSYFYFVDRVRALGVNIPIVPGIMPITNYSKLARFSDACGAEIPRWIRKQLEAYGDDTPSIQRFGEQVITEMCERLLQGGAPGLHFYTLNQAEASLAVWNNLKLPR; encoded by the coding sequence ATGTCCCAAGATCGTCGCTACAGTTTCGAGTTCTTCCCTACGAAGACCGATGCTGGGCATGAAAAGCTGCTCGCCACTGCTCGTCAGCTGGCCACTTACAATCCTGATTTCTTCTCCTGCACCTACGGCGCTGGCGGTTCGACCCGTGATCGCACGCTCAACACCGTGTTGCAGCTCGAAAGCGAAGTCAAAATCCCTGCCGCGCCGCACTTGTCTTGCGTGGGCGACAGTAAGGACGACTTGCGCGGCCTGCTGAGCCAGTACAAGGCCGCCGGCATCACCCGTATCGTCGCCCTGCGCGGTGACCTGCCGTCAGGCATGGGCATGGCCAGCGGGGAATTGCGCCACGCCAATGACCTGGTCGAATTCATTCGTGAAGAGACCGGCGATCATTTCCACATCGAAGTCGCCGCTTACCCGGAAATGCATCCGCAGGCGCGCAACTTCGAAGACGATATCGCCAACTTCGTGCGCAAGGCCAAGGCTGGCGCCGACAGTGCGATCACCCAGTACTTCTTCAACGCCGACAGCTATTTCTACTTCGTGGATCGCGTACGGGCGTTGGGCGTGAACATCCCGATCGTTCCGGGAATCATGCCGATCACCAACTACAGCAAACTGGCGCGCTTCTCCGATGCCTGCGGTGCGGAAATCCCGCGCTGGATCCGCAAGCAACTGGAAGCTTACGGCGATGACACTCCGAGCATTCAACGCTTCGGTGAGCAAGTCATCACCGAAATGTGTGAGCGTTTGTTGCAAGGTGGCGCACCCGGTTTGCATTTCTATACCCTGAACCAGGCAGAAGCCAGCCTGGCCGTGTGGAACAACCTGAAGCTACCGCGCTGA
- a CDS encoding hotdog domain-containing protein, which translates to MNFHTRKWVKPEDLNPNGTLFGGSLLRWIDEEAAIYAIVQLGNQRVVTKYISEINFVSASRQGDIIELGITATEFGRTSITLTCEVRNKITRKSILTVEKMVFVNLGEDGLPAPHGRTEIKYVKDQFKDDGSVE; encoded by the coding sequence ATGAATTTCCACACCCGCAAATGGGTTAAACCCGAAGACCTCAACCCCAACGGCACGCTGTTCGGCGGCAGTCTTCTGCGCTGGATCGACGAAGAAGCGGCGATTTACGCCATCGTCCAGTTAGGCAACCAGCGTGTCGTCACCAAGTACATTTCTGAAATCAACTTCGTCAGTGCGTCGCGCCAGGGCGACATCATCGAGCTGGGCATCACCGCCACCGAATTCGGTCGCACCTCGATCACCCTGACTTGCGAAGTGCGCAACAAGATCACCCGCAAAAGCATCCTGACGGTGGAGAAGATGGTTTTCGTCAACCTGGGTGAGGACGGCTTGCCCGCGCCCCATGGCCGGACCGAGATCAAGTACGTCAAGGACCAGTTCAAGGATGACGGCAGCGTCGAATAA